The DNA segment GTTTTGGATTATGATCCTGAGTAAGGAATGATCCAAAATAGACAGCCTTGAGTGAGCGGGCAAACTTGTTTGTCCGCTCACCACGGGAAAAAATCAAAGCACTCGCTTTTATTCTCACTTATCGCCCATCTAGCGATCTACGTCACAGTTTTCAGACCAAAAAGGTTTACTATGCTCTCTTCTCAGGAGGAATGTTCTTTCCTCCACACTGCTTACCACAATTTATTTCAGGATACACACAATGAAGACTCTTCTTCCTACATTGATCATGCTATTGATCCCTTCTGTTTCATGGGCACATCCAGGTCACGGTTCTGTTGGTTTATTCCATCACTTGTCTGATGTTGCGCCACTTATCTTACTTGTCGCTATCATCGCTTGTGGTGCAGTCTGGCTTCGTTCGAAACGATAAATATTCGCAACTTTTTATTCATTAGGTTTTAAAAGCGCTCGCAGCCGATCATTCACTTAATAGTTTGGGTTTTACTGCTGCCTTTAACTTAGGTTTACGCCTAAATTCTCATCAACTTTACGTTGATTGAGCAGTCTCGTTGCGCGTGTTTTTCTAAAATCTTTATTTAATTTACATACTCACTTCAGTGGGGATGTGATGTGTAGGCTTGCAAATTTGCCTTCATTATTTTGGATAAATTTGATTGATGAATATCCCCGAAAGCGTTAGCTATAAACGCCCAGAGTCTCATTTTGGCTGGCGTGCAGAGTTGAGCCTTAAATATGGTATCAAGCGTGAAAAAACTCGTCTTTTAGAACGACATCAACTTGGTCCTTTAACGGTACAAAAAACCTTTTACCCTGAAGGTGCTGCTTGTCATACCTATCTATTACACCCACCTGGTGGTGTGGTGGGAGGCGATCAGCTCAGTTTTAATATTGATGTTGGTACTCAAGCACACGCCTTATTGACGACCCCTGGGGCGACTAAATTTTATCGTAGTAACGGTGAACAAGCATGGCAAAGCCAAGAGTTAACCGTAGCAAAAGACGGTTTACTTGAATGGTTACCCATGGAGAACATTTTCTTTCCTGGGGCTAATTGTAAGTTACTGACTCAAGTTAATTTAGCGACTAATGCTCGGTTTATCGGCTGGGAAATGCAATGTTTTGGTCGTCCCATGTTGGCAGAGACTTTTGATAACGGCCAAGTATTAGGACAAACCTTTATTCATCGAGATCACCGTGTATTACTGGCGGAAACGCTACGCGTCAAAAGCCAAAGTCACATCGACCAAGCTGCGGCATTACGAAATTTTGCCATGTCTGGAAGTCTTTATATCACCCCTATTGAACCTGAGCTAATCGATAAAATTAACCAGGTTATCGACGAGCAACAACTCCGTTTTGGTAGTGAGATTTTACTCGGTAGCAGTGAGATAGGTAGCGCGTCAACAAGTAGTGCAATGTCATTAACAAGCACAGCAGAAGATAGCTTAATTGTGGTGCGTGCTCTAGGCCAACAAACTGAACCTATGATGGCGAGCTTTGTGCAAATCTGGCGCTGCGTTCGCCTGCACTGGTTTGGGGAACTCCCTGAAGTACCTAGAATTTGGTCAACCTAATATTGGGCGAGCTTAGTGAGTCTAGGTTGATAAAACCAATAAAATTATCGCCATAGTGATTGAGATAACAAATAGATTTGAAAGAGAGATAAGTCATGGAGTTAACCCCAAGAGAAAAAGATAAGTTGATGTTGTTCACCGCGGGTTTAGTGGCTGAGCGCCGCTTGAACCGTGGCTTAAAACTGAACTATCCCGAAGCAGTAGCATTAATTAGCTGTGCCATTATGGAAGGTGCTAGAGATGGTCGCACCGTGGCTGACTTAATGAATTATGGTCGTACAGTGTTAACCGCTGACCAGGTAATGGAGGGGGTTCCTGAGATGGTGCATAACGTACAAGTGGAATGCACGTTTCCAGATGGCACTAAGTTGGTTTCGATTCACGAGCCTATTGTTTAAAACTGACGTTATTAGAGGACCACAACATGATCCCTGGTGAAATCATTGTAAATAAGGCTCTTGGTGAAATAGAGCTTAATCAAGGCTACGACAAATATACCTTATCGGTAGCAAATATTGGTGATAGACCGATACAGGTTGGTTCGCATTATCACTTTTACGAAGTCAATGAATTTTTAAGCTTCGATCGCGAGCCAACCTTGGGTTTTCGTTTAGATATTCCTGCAGGAATGGCCGTTCGATTTGAGCCTGGTCAAAGCAGAACAGTAGAGCTAGTCGCCTATTCAGGTAAGCGTATTATTCAAGGTTTTGATGGAAAAGTTATGGGAAAAATTAAGGAGTAAGCATGGCTAAGATTTCAAGACAGGCCTATGCCGATATGTTTGGGCCAACCGTTGGCGACCGAGTTCGCTTGGCGGATACCGCGTTAATGTTAGAGGTCGAACAAGATCTCACAACTTATGGTGAAGAAGTAAAGTTTGGGGGCGGTAAGGTGATCCGCGATGGTATGGGTCAAAGCCAAGCGTTAAGCAAAGATTGCGTCGATGCAGTGATCACCAACGCCCTTATTCTCGACCACTGGGGCATAGTCAAAGCCGATATAGGTATCAAGCACGGTCGTATTGTCGGTATTGGTAAAGCTGGAAACCCTGATGTGCAGCCAAACGTAGATATTGTTATTGGCGCAGGCACTGAGGCTATAGCGGGAGAAGGCAAGATTATTACTGCTGGGGCGATTGATACTCATGTGCATTTTATCTGCCCCCAGCAAGTTGAAGAAGCTTTATGCGCAGGAACTACAACCTTCATCGGTGGTGGTACAGGGCCTGTAGCAGGTTCAACCGCAACCACTGTAACGCCTGGCATTTGGAACATGCATCGTATGCTAGAAGCTGCCGATGAACTACCGATCAATGTGGGTTTATTTGGTAAAGGCACCGTCAGCAATCCTGATGCGATTCGTGAGCAAATAGCAAACGGTGCAATGGGTCTAAAAATCCATGAGGATTGGGGTGCAACGCCTGCCGCTATCGATACCTGCATGACGGTGGCCGATGAGATGGACGTACAAGTGGCCATTCACTCAGATACATTAAACGAAGGTGGCTTTTATGAAGCAACCACTAAAGCCATTGGCGATCGTGTTATTCACGTATTCCACACCGAGGGTGCTGGCGGTGGACATGCCCCGGATGTGATTAAGTCTGTGGGTGAGCCTAATATCATCCCAGCGTCAACAAACCCAACGATGCCTTACACCATTAATACCGTTGACGAACATTTAGATATGTTGATGGTCTGCCATCATTTAGACCCCGCTATAGCTGAGGATGTCGCTTTTGCCGAATCGCGTATTCGCCGCGAAACCATCGCCGCCGAAGATATTTTGCATGATTTAGGAGCGATCTCAGTCATGAGTTCTGATTCGCAAGCAATGGGACGAGTTGCCGAAGTGGCGATGCGTACTTGGCAATGCGCTCATAAAATGAAATTACAGCGAGGACCGCTCGAGGGGGATTCTGAGTTATCGGATAATACACGCCTTAAACGTTATGTGGCCAAGTACACCATTAACCCTGCCATCACCCATGGTATTAGTCATGAGGTAGGCTCGATTGAAAAGGGAAAGCTTGCGGATATCGTATTGTGGGATCCGGCGTTCTTTGGAGTAAAACCTGCTTTAGTATTGAAAGGAGGTTTAGCCGTTTATGCACCAATGGGAGATATCAATGGTGCAATCCCGACCCCACAACCTGTGCATTACCGCCCAATGTACGCGGCGACAGGTAAAGCACGAGCAGCAACATCAATGACCTTTTTGCCAAAAGCGGCAATTGAAGCGGGTATTACAGAAAAGCTTAAGCTGACTCACCTTATTGGAGAGGTCAAAGGCTGCCGCAATATTCGCAAAAAAGACATGATCCATAATAGCTATACCCCAGTGATTGAACTCGATTCACAAACTTATGTGGTAAAGGCCGACGGTATGGCCTTGGTATGTGAGCCGTTAGCCGAGCTACCAATGGCACAGCGCTACTTCTTGTTTTAAGTTTGTTTTACTTCCTATTTTAACCCTTACCGAACGAGCCATTAGACGGCCAAGTCGAACTTATTGAAGAGGCAAAAATGATTAAGTTAACCCAGATATTGACCGAAGTACCTTCTGTGGATGCAAAGGTTTGTTTAACTATGGTGCAGCGTACTAAAAGCCGTCTGCGCATCGTCCTTGAAGATGGCCAAGATGCCGGTTTGTTACTCCCTCGAGGACATATTTTGCATCACGGTTCTTTGCTATCGACTGACGATGGTTTTGTTGTTGAAGTCGTTGCCGCAAAAGAGCAAGTTTCTACCGCACGCAGCGACAATCCAACCCTATTTGCTAAAGGGTGTTACCACTTAGGTAATCGCCATGTGCCACTTCAAGTTGAAGCCGGATGGTGTCGTTATCAACATGATTATGTTTTAGATGAGATGCTTATAGGGCTTGGGTTACAAGTAACCGTTGAGAATGAAGCATTTCAACCTGAAGCAGGAGCATACGGTGGTACTACCGGTGGCCATTCACATGGTGATGCCTACGACGATAGTTTAGAAAAAGCCAGTCATGAACATGCACATGGTCACCCTCATAAGCATGAGCACTAATCTATGTACAGTGCACATTGCATGTTACCTGAGCTACGACTCTATCAGCTTATTAGCCCTTCTCTGCCCGTTGGCGGCTTCACCTATTCTCAAGGCTTAGAGTGGGCAATTGACAAGGGCTGGGTAACCACGGCAACAGAATTAGAAAACTGGTTAAAAAGTCAGATGCT comes from the Shewanella halifaxensis HAW-EB4 genome and includes:
- a CDS encoding urease subunit beta → MIPGEIIVNKALGEIELNQGYDKYTLSVANIGDRPIQVGSHYHFYEVNEFLSFDREPTLGFRLDIPAGMAVRFEPGQSRTVELVAYSGKRIIQGFDGKVMGKIKE
- a CDS encoding urease accessory protein UreD, giving the protein MNIPESVSYKRPESHFGWRAELSLKYGIKREKTRLLERHQLGPLTVQKTFYPEGAACHTYLLHPPGGVVGGDQLSFNIDVGTQAHALLTTPGATKFYRSNGEQAWQSQELTVAKDGLLEWLPMENIFFPGANCKLLTQVNLATNARFIGWEMQCFGRPMLAETFDNGQVLGQTFIHRDHRVLLAETLRVKSQSHIDQAAALRNFAMSGSLYITPIEPELIDKINQVIDEQQLRFGSEILLGSSEIGSASTSSAMSLTSTAEDSLIVVRALGQQTEPMMASFVQIWRCVRLHWFGELPEVPRIWST
- the ureE gene encoding urease accessory protein UreE translates to MIKLTQILTEVPSVDAKVCLTMVQRTKSRLRIVLEDGQDAGLLLPRGHILHHGSLLSTDDGFVVEVVAAKEQVSTARSDNPTLFAKGCYHLGNRHVPLQVEAGWCRYQHDYVLDEMLIGLGLQVTVENEAFQPEAGAYGGTTGGHSHGDAYDDSLEKASHEHAHGHPHKHEH
- the ureC gene encoding urease subunit alpha codes for the protein MAKISRQAYADMFGPTVGDRVRLADTALMLEVEQDLTTYGEEVKFGGGKVIRDGMGQSQALSKDCVDAVITNALILDHWGIVKADIGIKHGRIVGIGKAGNPDVQPNVDIVIGAGTEAIAGEGKIITAGAIDTHVHFICPQQVEEALCAGTTTFIGGGTGPVAGSTATTVTPGIWNMHRMLEAADELPINVGLFGKGTVSNPDAIREQIANGAMGLKIHEDWGATPAAIDTCMTVADEMDVQVAIHSDTLNEGGFYEATTKAIGDRVIHVFHTEGAGGGHAPDVIKSVGEPNIIPASTNPTMPYTINTVDEHLDMLMVCHHLDPAIAEDVAFAESRIRRETIAAEDILHDLGAISVMSSDSQAMGRVAEVAMRTWQCAHKMKLQRGPLEGDSELSDNTRLKRYVAKYTINPAITHGISHEVGSIEKGKLADIVLWDPAFFGVKPALVLKGGLAVYAPMGDINGAIPTPQPVHYRPMYAATGKARAATSMTFLPKAAIEAGITEKLKLTHLIGEVKGCRNIRKKDMIHNSYTPVIELDSQTYVVKADGMALVCEPLAELPMAQRYFLF
- the ureA gene encoding urease subunit gamma → MELTPREKDKLMLFTAGLVAERRLNRGLKLNYPEAVALISCAIMEGARDGRTVADLMNYGRTVLTADQVMEGVPEMVHNVQVECTFPDGTKLVSIHEPIV